A window of Acropora muricata isolate sample 2 chromosome 3, ASM3666990v1, whole genome shotgun sequence contains these coding sequences:
- the LOC136910490 gene encoding mitochondrial translation release factor in rescue-like codes for MYSCTLGIWNGLMRVTALRSTLDPIGRLHLASAILRSSRVVDFVRFKGEVHLMEEEIEENFIKGWGKGGQSVNKTNNCVHLKHKPTGIIVKCHESRSLNRNRTIAREILKQKLDFLINGKDSDLAQAILKKKKKKADYARKRRRREEALAKADGSLMDDDLP; via the exons ATGTATTCTTGTACACTTGGGATATGGAATGGTTTAATGCGAGTTACCGCTCTTCGTTCAACATTAGATCCGATTGGACGCTTGCATCTGGCATCCGCCATATTGCGCTCTTCTCGAGTTGTTGATTTCGTTCGGTTCAAAGGCGAAGTTCATCTCATggaagaagaaatagaagaaAACTTTATCAAAGGTTGGGGAAAGGGGGGACAAAGCGTCAACAAAACCAACAACTGTGTTCATCTCAAACATAAACCCACAGGGATAATTGTGAAG tGCCATGAAAGTCGATCCCTTAACAGAAATAGAacaattgcaagagaaatcttGAAGCAGAAACTTGATTTTCTCATCAATGGAAAGGACAGTGACCTTGCCCAAgctattttaaagaaaaagaaaaaaaaggctgaTTATGCGAGGAAAAGAAGACGGCGTGAGGAAGCACTAGCAAAAGCTGATGGGTCACTCATGGATGATGATCTGCCATGA